The proteins below come from a single Corylus avellana chromosome ca3, CavTom2PMs-1.0 genomic window:
- the LOC132174430 gene encoding probable methyltransferase PMT18 produces MAKEYSGSPKHHQLESKRKRLSWILGVSGLCILSYIFGAWQNTSAPTNQSEVYNKVGCDGGSPPAGSSVPSASSSSSFSLDFQSHHQVEINNSGGVQKFPPCDLSYSEYTPCQDPVRGRKFDRNMLKYRERHCPKKEELLLCLIPAPPRYKTPFKWPQSRDYAWYGNIPHRELSIEKAVQNWIQVEGERFRFPGGGTMFPRGADAYIDDINDLIPLKSGNIRTAIDTGCGVASWGAYLLRRDILAMSFAPRDTHEAQVQFALERGVPAMIGIMASQRLPYPARAFDMAHCSRCLIPWHKYGKNICIYVNSQT; encoded by the exons ATGGCAAAGGAGTACAGCGGATCCCCAAAGCATCATCAGCTGGAATCTAAGAGGAAGCGCCTCAGTTGGATCCTAGGGGTCAGTGGGCTGTGCATTTTGTCTTACATTTTTGGCGCCTGGCAGAATACTTCTGCCCCCACAAATCAATCTGAGGTCTACAATAAAGTCGGTTGTGATGGTGGATCACCTCCAGCAGGCAGCAGTGTACCGTCggcgtcatcatcatcatcattttcattGGACTTTCAAAGCCATCATCAAGTTGAGATCAACAACTCCGGTGGAGTCCAGAAGTTCCCACCTTGTGATTTGTCCTATAGCGAATACACCCCTTGCCAAGATCCAGTGAGGGGAAGGAAATTCGATCGTAACATGTTGAAATACAGAGAGCGGCATTGCCCCAAAAAGGAAGAACTCCTCCTTTGCCTGATACCTGCTCCACCAAGATATAAGACCCCTTTCAAATGGCCTCAGAGCCGAGACTATGCCTGGTATGGCAATATTCCCCATAGAGAGCTCAGCATTGAAAAGGCTGTTCAGAATTGGATTCAAGTCGAGGGTGAGCGTTTCAGATTCCCTGGAGGAGGCACCATGTTCCCCCGTGGAGCTGATGCATATATTGATGACATTAACGATCTCATTCCTCTCAAAAGCGGGAATATCAGAACTGCAATAGATACAGGCTGTGGT GTAGCAAGTTGGGGAGCTTACCTGTTGAGGAGGGACATCCTGGCAATGTCTTTTGCACCAAGGGACACACACGAAGCACAGGTCCAGTTTGCATTGGAGCGGGGAGTTCCTGCTATGATTGGCATTATGGCTTCACAGAGGCTTCCTTACCCAGCGAGGGCTTTTGATATGGCTCATTGTTCCCGTTGCTTGATTCCTTGGCATAAATATGGTAAAAATATATGTATCTATGTCAATTCACAAACTTaa